Proteins found in one Candidatus Neomarinimicrobiota bacterium genomic segment:
- a CDS encoding PspC domain-containing protein, with product MWELLHLSILDKKLAGVCGGFGQSLNIDPTIVRILWVFGTFMSIGVGVLLYIFLALVLPERTITPKDI from the coding sequence GTGTGGGAATTACTTCATCTATCTATCTTGGATAAAAAGCTTGCGGGTGTATGTGGCGGATTTGGGCAATCGCTTAATATTGACCCTACCATTGTACGAATTCTATGGGTATTTGGTACTTTTATGAGTATTGGCGTTGGCGTCTTGCTGTATATTTTTTTAGCACTTGTTCTACCAGAACGAACTATTACACCTAAGGATATTTAG